A region from the Desulfitobacterium dehalogenans ATCC 51507 genome encodes:
- a CDS encoding HsdM family class I SAM-dependent methyltransferase has product MNYSKFYTPPAIAKLLVNRIEIPSPGAVIDICCGSCNLLNAADKRWPEANLIGVDVICHSSSNVSTIQSDGRKYAIEHSEQYSLVLANPPFDFVSQKREFPDLYIDLPREYSTSRLEIEMLLANLRLLRQEGTLMIIMPSTFVNAQSNIKIRKYLANKYHIEEIIRLPEDTFGPAKINSYALIIKSTNLHKQYTKLLSVAFKDAKYFTSEIAIIPQAQIRAGKWDEVTVIENSESKLQFRRGNISSHSFTSTGTPILHTAKRQDPWKPSIRYVSEIKRTPVYAEDGDIIVSRIGKSAGQWCKHTGGNIIISDCLYCIKDPNGIVAQKLEGQVYSFPLKGVATRYITIDDFSTWYESLGG; this is encoded by the coding sequence TTGAATTACAGTAAATTTTACACACCTCCTGCAATTGCTAAACTCTTGGTTAACCGAATAGAAATACCATCGCCAGGCGCAGTAATTGATATATGCTGTGGAAGCTGTAACTTGTTAAATGCGGCAGATAAACGCTGGCCTGAAGCAAATTTGATTGGTGTTGATGTTATTTGTCACAGCTCTTCTAACGTCTCAACAATACAGTCAGATGGACGAAAGTATGCTATTGAACATAGTGAGCAATACTCTCTTGTTTTAGCTAACCCTCCTTTTGATTTTGTAAGTCAAAAAAGGGAGTTTCCGGATTTATATATAGACTTACCTCGCGAATACTCGACTTCTCGCTTAGAAATAGAAATGCTTTTGGCCAATCTTCGTTTGCTTAGACAAGAGGGAACTTTGATGATAATTATGCCCAGTACATTTGTGAATGCTCAGAGTAACATCAAAATCCGTAAATACCTCGCTAACAAATACCATATTGAAGAAATTATCCGCTTGCCAGAAGATACTTTTGGACCTGCAAAAATCAATAGCTATGCATTGATTATTAAATCGACTAATTTACATAAACAGTATACAAAACTTCTTTCTGTTGCATTTAAAGATGCCAAGTATTTTACTTCAGAGATAGCCATTATACCCCAAGCTCAAATTAGAGCGGGAAAGTGGGATGAGGTTACCGTCATTGAGAATTCGGAATCAAAATTACAATTTCGACGTGGCAATATATCTAGTCACTCTTTCACTTCCACAGGGACTCCAATACTACACACAGCAAAGAGACAGGATCCGTGGAAACCTTCAATACGCTACGTTTCTGAAATCAAACGGACCCCTGTATACGCGGAAGATGGAGACATCATTGTGAGTAGAATAGGAAAATCTGCTGGTCAGTGGTGCAAGCACACTGGAGGTAATATAATAATATCGGATTGTCTGTATTGCATTAAAGATCCAAATGGAATTGTTGCCCAGAAATTAGAAGGACAGGTATACTCTTTTCCGTTAAAAGGCGTTGCTACTCGCTATATTACTATAGATGATTTTAGTACATGGTATGAATCGTTGGGAGGGTGA
- a CDS encoding AAA family ATPase: MTNESGSDWFPKHLLNKAIEERRQYFRSLKISHIFLKQAVDQSLFWIRSIGSEGIVFICGPTGVGKKELVRLVTVRIYEVAMPKLQTNKGCIPVANVEASAPEQGSFDFPRLWKEAIKELNEPLVDHKISYYDEVVMNSAGQRIILSKTKKADYRDVLRDVLKYRETSALIINEAHHMLKVASGKKVTWEVDSIKSLVNKCATPIVLVGTYELLTILEDLIDSSMDQINRRARLIEFPRYRPDSKVQVEAYGKTIKRILRQMPLVKSPENLVDQDFMYFYKYTLGCVGTLKEWLNSAYDFALLENAPTLTRKHLDETRISGHRSEGILNSIIKGEVKMKKIQSEGDLDKALCLDRGKAQKTETNHKETVKSSKALPGTRKPGRDQVGLG; the protein is encoded by the coding sequence ATGACAAATGAAAGTGGTAGTGATTGGTTTCCGAAACATTTGCTAAATAAGGCGATAGAGGAGAGGAGACAGTACTTTAGAAGTCTTAAAATTTCTCATATATTTCTTAAGCAAGCGGTTGATCAATCTCTTTTTTGGATCAGAAGTATTGGGTCTGAAGGGATTGTCTTCATATGCGGACCTACTGGAGTGGGGAAAAAAGAGCTTGTTAGGCTCGTTACCGTGAGAATTTATGAGGTAGCTATGCCGAAGTTACAAACTAATAAAGGTTGTATACCAGTTGCAAATGTTGAAGCTTCGGCACCAGAACAAGGAAGTTTTGATTTTCCCAGGTTGTGGAAAGAAGCGATTAAGGAACTAAATGAACCCTTGGTAGATCATAAAATTTCATATTACGATGAAGTCGTTATGAATTCGGCTGGACAACGTATCATTTTATCAAAAACCAAGAAAGCAGATTATAGAGATGTGCTTCGGGATGTTCTAAAATACAGGGAGACATCCGCATTGATTATAAATGAAGCTCATCATATGTTGAAAGTAGCAAGTGGAAAGAAAGTTACTTGGGAAGTAGACAGTATAAAATCTCTGGTAAACAAATGTGCAACCCCCATTGTTCTGGTCGGAACATACGAGTTATTAACAATCTTAGAAGATCTAATCGACTCATCGATGGACCAAATTAATCGAAGAGCACGTTTAATCGAATTTCCACGTTATAGGCCGGATAGTAAGGTTCAAGTGGAGGCATATGGAAAAACGATTAAACGGATATTACGGCAGATGCCCTTGGTAAAATCACCTGAGAATTTAGTAGATCAGGACTTCATGTATTTTTATAAATATACTCTTGGATGTGTGGGTACCCTAAAGGAATGGCTAAACAGTGCATATGATTTTGCGTTACTAGAGAATGCACCTACTTTAACCAGAAAACACTTGGATGAAACACGAATCTCGGGGCATCGATCTGAAGGAATACTAAATAGCATTATTAAGGGAGAAGTGAAGATGAAAAAGATTCAATCAGAGGGTGATCTTGATAAAGCCCTTTGTCTTGATAGAGGAAAAGCCCAAAAAACGGAGACGAATCATAAGGAAACAGTAAAGTCATCAAAAGCTTTGCCTGGGACTCGTAAACCAGGGAGAGATCAAGTTGGTTTAGGTTAA
- a CDS encoding TniQ family protein, whose translation MEPIDLGKGSVESLSSYSLRLAEAHSLTAGKLVGRKVAVVLNKAYLIKSEKEGGSRFYEVAYEINGLGSLAKNWAQALVVLTGRKRLEELTLIRFNEWLPDRGLLRSHLAWCPACLEEWKEGNKEVYEPLLWNFKVVTNCMIHQTQLETECPNCLKTIQILSRKRRIGYCSRCGAWLGRLELHKEITSGEHLKWQLFVIQNVQELLATSSRIIVELSNAHITAAIKDMVNCFGSKRAFSKEMGIPETTVRAWLDGKHRPSLESLLKICYSSDLRLVDLVSGKYEGVKYSSRIISSDKGQIRATRRHFESQHILNMLLGYLNNKSLSMREVARRLGFDQRVLYNHFPDVCKAIAHEHRLWIQKMRKIRIDASCKLVREATISLLDQGIYPSRRKVESILPSAISLREKMLQKTWKETLFEFHY comes from the coding sequence TTGGAACCAATTGACCTGGGAAAAGGATCTGTTGAGAGCTTAAGTAGTTATTCTCTAAGGTTAGCTGAAGCCCATTCACTCACTGCCGGGAAATTAGTCGGTAGAAAAGTAGCAGTTGTTTTAAACAAAGCATACCTGATAAAGAGTGAAAAAGAAGGAGGCAGCCGATTCTATGAAGTGGCATATGAGATAAATGGATTAGGAAGCTTGGCTAAGAATTGGGCACAAGCATTGGTTGTGCTCACAGGGCGTAAAAGATTAGAGGAGCTTACTTTAATTAGATTCAATGAATGGCTACCAGATAGAGGACTGTTGAGAAGTCATCTTGCCTGGTGTCCGGCATGTTTGGAAGAATGGAAAGAAGGTAATAAAGAAGTTTATGAACCTCTTTTGTGGAACTTCAAAGTTGTAACTAATTGCATGATACATCAAACTCAACTGGAGACAGAATGTCCAAATTGCTTGAAAACGATTCAAATACTCAGCCGAAAGCGGCGAATTGGATATTGTTCAAGATGTGGAGCATGGCTAGGAAGACTAGAGCTACATAAGGAGATAACATCCGGTGAACATCTAAAGTGGCAGTTGTTTGTAATTCAGAACGTCCAGGAATTACTCGCGACATCGTCAAGAATAATTGTAGAACTATCTAATGCTCACATAACTGCTGCAATCAAGGATATGGTAAATTGTTTTGGGAGCAAGAGAGCATTCTCTAAAGAGATGGGTATCCCTGAAACTACGGTAAGAGCTTGGCTTGATGGTAAACATAGGCCTAGCCTAGAATCTCTTTTGAAGATTTGTTATAGCTCAGATCTTCGTTTAGTTGATCTAGTGAGTGGAAAATATGAAGGGGTTAAATACAGCTCTAGGATAATAAGTAGCGATAAAGGACAAATAAGAGCGACAAGGAGACATTTTGAGAGTCAACATATACTGAATATGCTATTAGGCTACTTAAATAATAAATCTCTTTCCATGAGAGAAGTAGCTAGGCGTCTAGGCTTTGATCAAAGGGTTCTTTATAATCATTTTCCTGATGTTTGTAAGGCAATAGCTCACGAACATAGACTATGGATACAAAAAATGCGGAAAATTAGGATTGATGCCTCCTGTAAGCTGGTCAGGGAGGCAACTATTAGTCTTTTAGATCAGGGAATATACCCTAGCAGACGAAAAGTCGAAAGTATATTACCTTCAGCAATATCACTAAGGGAAAAAATGTTACAAAAAACATGGAAAGAAACCCTTTTTGAATTTCATTATTAA
- a CDS encoding YeiH family protein — translation MGYVSTTKKSTTPSGGWSDLWKQEDYWAMWLGLTIVLLAILFWSTGNNFMNWIVLKIPDYSDYHTGLNYIFDHKSSLFVLYLFLLVLCSIAIKALTGEVKGFLVGFTFLFLLSILVSFLGSWDIMKRYNIETPLLALLAGLLISNFLRIPYWLSAALQTQFYVKLGIVLMGASLPFTLIIQAGSTAFAQATIIAVATFLTIYWTGTRFLGLDKRFAATLAAGGSICGVSASIAIGGAVKAEKQHVSIAISVIILFSIIMIFILPLAIKALNVLPGPAGAWIGTAEFADAPGMAAAAAINEQAIKTFTLMKVVGRDMFIGIWCFIMALTSVTRWEKRYSGTSPNALDIWFRFPKFVLGFIIASIIITILAASADAVTSKAIDSHIINPIIELRNWAFILTFLSIGLSSRIKELASVGWKPFAAFSAGVLVNIPLGYLLSVVIMGNYWTTIK, via the coding sequence TTGGGCTATGTATCTACAACAAAAAAATCCACGACTCCTTCGGGCGGCTGGTCCGATCTTTGGAAACAAGAGGATTATTGGGCCATGTGGCTGGGTCTGACGATCGTACTGCTGGCTATCTTATTTTGGAGTACCGGCAATAATTTCATGAATTGGATTGTCCTGAAAATACCCGACTACAGTGATTATCATACCGGACTGAATTATATCTTCGATCATAAAAGCTCCCTTTTCGTACTTTATCTGTTTTTGCTCGTTTTATGTTCAATTGCTATAAAAGCCCTAACCGGAGAAGTCAAGGGCTTCTTAGTAGGTTTTACCTTTCTTTTTTTATTAAGTATTTTGGTTTCCTTTTTAGGCTCCTGGGATATCATGAAACGCTATAATATTGAGACTCCCCTTCTGGCCCTTTTGGCAGGGCTGTTAATCAGCAACTTTTTACGGATTCCCTACTGGCTGAGTGCCGCTCTGCAGACTCAGTTTTATGTCAAGTTAGGCATTGTGCTGATGGGTGCTTCCTTGCCTTTTACCCTGATTATTCAAGCCGGTTCAACCGCCTTCGCCCAAGCCACCATTATTGCTGTGGCAACCTTCCTCACCATTTACTGGACGGGTACGCGGTTTTTGGGTCTCGATAAACGATTCGCAGCAACCTTGGCAGCAGGAGGCTCCATCTGCGGTGTCTCTGCCTCCATCGCCATTGGGGGTGCGGTAAAAGCAGAAAAGCAGCATGTGTCCATTGCCATCTCCGTAATTATTCTTTTTTCCATTATCATGATTTTCATCCTGCCTTTAGCCATTAAAGCTTTGAATGTTCTTCCTGGGCCGGCGGGAGCTTGGATTGGTACGGCAGAGTTTGCCGATGCTCCGGGGATGGCTGCAGCCGCTGCCATCAATGAACAAGCTATTAAAACCTTTACCCTGATGAAGGTGGTCGGCCGTGACATGTTTATTGGCATCTGGTGCTTTATCATGGCTCTCACATCCGTCACACGCTGGGAAAAACGCTATTCCGGAACCAGCCCCAATGCACTGGATATCTGGTTTCGCTTTCCGAAATTTGTTTTGGGGTTTATTATCGCCTCGATTATCATTACGATTTTAGCCGCTTCGGCTGATGCCGTTACTTCAAAAGCCATTGACAGTCATATTATCAACCCGATTATTGAATTGCGAAATTGGGCCTTTATTCTTACCTTTCTTTCCATTGGGCTGTCCAGTCGTATAAAAGAGCTGGCTTCAGTAGGCTGGAAGCCCTTTGCTGCTTTTTCTGCAGGGGTTTTAGTCAATATCCCCTTGGGTTACCTCTTATCGGTGGTCATTATGGGCAACTATTGGACAACGATCAAGTAA
- a CDS encoding ParA family protein, producing MSTNTVSILNMKGGVGKTTITFNLAYFLANEHNAKVLAIDFDPQANLSSGFLTYDAYQNHRRNRKVISDIFTQIEHIVGPVSQKNQKLITLEDMVVRVKNFSGGGFIDLIPSELELSSVLERTGGNNIEDRLKLILKDKKNRYNYILIDCSPTYSVLTNNCLKASDYILIPVKPDPFSARGIPLLQNKIDIHNRANTNEDQVRVLGIIFSMVDDSVRYVQSVKAELFREHSNIFSQEIRHNELYSRGLFENKSIFETNAQTTFKDNFRNFGNEFISKL from the coding sequence ATGTCAACCAATACCGTTTCTATTTTAAATATGAAGGGTGGAGTTGGTAAAACTACTATAACTTTTAACCTTGCATATTTCCTTGCTAACGAACACAATGCGAAAGTACTTGCTATTGATTTTGATCCACAAGCGAATCTATCGAGTGGTTTTTTAACATATGACGCATATCAAAACCACCGTAGGAATAGAAAAGTTATTTCTGATATTTTTACTCAAATTGAACATATTGTTGGCCCAGTATCTCAGAAGAATCAAAAGCTAATTACTCTTGAAGATATGGTTGTTAGAGTAAAAAACTTCTCAGGAGGAGGATTTATTGACTTAATCCCTTCCGAACTTGAGCTCTCCTCAGTCCTTGAGAGAACAGGAGGGAACAATATTGAAGATAGGCTAAAACTAATATTAAAAGATAAGAAGAATAGATATAATTATATTTTAATTGATTGTAGTCCAACCTATTCAGTTTTAACCAATAATTGCCTTAAGGCTAGTGACTACATTTTAATTCCGGTAAAACCGGACCCATTTTCAGCTCGCGGTATCCCCTTGCTACAGAATAAAATTGACATTCATAATCGTGCGAATACTAATGAAGATCAGGTTAGAGTGTTAGGAATTATTTTTTCTATGGTTGATGATAGTGTTCGTTATGTACAAAGCGTAAAGGCAGAGTTGTTTAGGGAACACTCGAATATCTTTAGTCAAGAGATAAGGCATAATGAATTATATTCTAGAGGTCTATTTGAAAATAAGTCGATTTTTGAAACTAATGCACAGACAACTTTTAAAGATAATTTTAGGAACTTTGGAAATGAATTCATAAGTAAGCTTTAG
- a CDS encoding DDE-type integrase/transposase/recombinase, with protein sequence MDELSFQIWCKELELTDAASELINRIRKSEPARRVGGGRKNVVGAYPSKKMGVSIQFESHRNELAGIYLKEHDSNVQEYYDQPPAIKLSYNSRNDKVVGVYHTPDYFVIKKEEAGWEEWKTEEELLKLTVESPNRYVLIDGKWHCPPGEEFAQNYGLKYWLKSSAEINWILQRNLNFLEDFLLDSKAEVSLKSSESILEAVKCKPVICLLDLLKNNEFQVDDIYYLIARGGLYFDIENELITEPQRVHVFCDEQIALAHKIMLSNQSESILKDHSFEVVPGAQVTWDGSLWSIVNLGEENISLISAGNIIEVPREIFFKLVCEERIKGVEMIEVRGALVNSILEESREEELKVATSRYEVILSLIEGRAKIQELNGLGVTTRTIRNWYNDFLHAEREFGAGFIGLIPRIKKRGNRTPRISADIYEEITSFIKNNENPVNQKLKVIYGKLQEYCNQRGYILPSKKTFGKIIKERPVEERMYGTQGSRMAYQHEDFYWEFDLTTPRHGERPFEIVHIDHTEVDLETIHSITNKSMGKFWLSLMVDAFTRRILAFYITFDSPSYRSDMMLLRECVRRFNRLPQIIVTDNGRDFKSVYFQSLLARYNITHKIRPPHRARSGSVCERLFGTSNTQLFHNLQGNTKIMKNVRQVTKSINPKSHAVWTLPVLYDLCTDYFNEFYDNSEHSALGESPREAFERGIAIAGKRPFRFIPYDEDFKIMTLPTTKGGTAKIDPQRGVKVRYLYYYCDEFAKKDVAGTNVPVRYDPWDAGIVYAYVRGRWTKCYSQHYSVFKSRSEVEIKIATEELVKQKGLNAGRSKISAKELGEFIMKAEVTEDLLKQRLRDLEMAPQFTVIDGGNRDDKDNETLVPDIQEFSFDEISFDLDTDSEGY encoded by the coding sequence ATGGATGAACTTAGTTTTCAAATTTGGTGTAAAGAATTAGAGCTTACGGATGCTGCTTCAGAGCTCATTAACCGGATTCGTAAGAGTGAACCTGCACGGAGAGTAGGTGGTGGAAGAAAAAATGTTGTTGGCGCATACCCAAGTAAAAAAATGGGGGTTTCGATTCAATTTGAAAGTCACCGTAATGAACTTGCAGGAATTTATCTAAAAGAACATGATAGTAATGTGCAAGAGTATTACGATCAGCCACCTGCAATTAAGTTGTCTTACAACTCACGAAACGATAAGGTAGTAGGTGTTTATCACACTCCGGACTATTTTGTGATTAAAAAAGAAGAGGCGGGGTGGGAAGAATGGAAAACTGAAGAGGAATTGCTTAAACTTACAGTTGAATCACCTAATAGGTATGTTCTAATCGATGGGAAATGGCATTGCCCACCGGGTGAAGAGTTTGCTCAGAACTATGGACTTAAGTATTGGCTTAAATCATCAGCGGAAATAAACTGGATACTTCAACGCAACCTGAACTTTTTAGAGGACTTTTTATTGGATTCAAAGGCGGAGGTCTCATTGAAGTCGTCCGAGTCCATTCTTGAGGCTGTAAAATGTAAACCTGTAATTTGTTTGCTTGATCTTCTTAAAAATAATGAGTTCCAGGTAGATGATATTTATTACCTTATTGCTCGGGGCGGCCTTTATTTTGATATTGAAAATGAACTTATAACTGAACCTCAACGTGTTCATGTATTTTGCGATGAACAAATTGCCTTAGCTCATAAAATAATGTTATCGAATCAAAGCGAGTCAATATTAAAAGATCACTCATTTGAAGTAGTCCCAGGTGCTCAAGTGACTTGGGACGGAAGCTTATGGTCTATTGTTAACTTGGGAGAAGAGAATATCTCGTTAATATCGGCCGGTAATATCATAGAAGTGCCACGGGAAATATTCTTTAAACTCGTTTGTGAAGAACGAATAAAAGGCGTTGAAATGATTGAAGTTAGAGGCGCTTTAGTGAACTCTATACTCGAAGAATCACGTGAGGAAGAGCTAAAAGTAGCTACTTCAAGGTATGAAGTAATTTTATCGCTTATAGAAGGTAGAGCTAAGATACAAGAACTTAATGGTTTAGGAGTTACAACAAGAACCATTCGCAACTGGTATAACGATTTTCTTCATGCTGAACGGGAATTTGGTGCAGGGTTTATTGGCCTCATTCCACGTATAAAAAAACGCGGCAACAGAACTCCTCGGATTTCAGCAGATATTTATGAAGAGATCACTAGTTTCATAAAAAACAATGAAAACCCTGTTAATCAAAAATTAAAAGTTATTTATGGTAAGCTTCAGGAGTATTGCAATCAAAGAGGATATATTCTTCCTAGTAAAAAGACTTTTGGGAAAATTATTAAAGAAAGGCCAGTAGAAGAGCGCATGTATGGTACTCAAGGCAGTAGAATGGCTTATCAACATGAGGATTTCTACTGGGAATTTGATTTGACCACTCCTCGGCATGGAGAACGGCCTTTTGAAATAGTACATATAGATCATACAGAAGTAGATTTGGAGACTATTCATTCCATTACTAATAAAAGCATGGGCAAGTTCTGGTTATCATTGATGGTAGACGCTTTTACAAGGCGCATACTAGCTTTTTATATTACCTTTGACTCCCCATCGTACCGATCAGACATGATGCTCTTAAGAGAATGTGTTAGACGGTTTAATCGCCTGCCGCAAATAATTGTAACGGACAATGGACGTGATTTTAAAAGCGTATACTTTCAATCTTTATTGGCTCGTTATAATATAACCCATAAAATAAGGCCGCCTCATAGAGCGCGTTCTGGTTCAGTTTGTGAAAGATTGTTTGGCACTTCTAACACTCAATTGTTTCACAACCTACAAGGCAATACCAAAATCATGAAAAATGTTCGTCAGGTTACAAAGTCCATTAATCCTAAAAGTCATGCTGTTTGGACACTTCCTGTCCTATACGACCTATGTACGGATTATTTTAATGAGTTTTATGATAACTCCGAGCACTCAGCTCTTGGAGAATCGCCAAGAGAGGCATTCGAAAGAGGAATAGCAATAGCGGGTAAAAGACCATTCAGATTCATTCCATATGACGAGGATTTCAAAATTATGACACTTCCTACTACTAAGGGTGGAACGGCAAAAATAGATCCACAGAGGGGAGTTAAAGTTAGATATCTTTATTATTATTGTGATGAATTTGCAAAAAAGGATGTGGCAGGGACTAATGTGCCAGTGCGTTATGATCCGTGGGATGCAGGGATTGTTTATGCCTATGTAAGGGGAAGATGGACGAAATGCTACTCTCAGCATTACTCAGTATTCAAGAGTAGAAGTGAAGTGGAGATTAAAATTGCTACGGAAGAATTGGTTAAACAGAAAGGTTTAAATGCTGGTAGATCCAAAATATCGGCAAAAGAACTTGGCGAATTTATTATGAAGGCTGAGGTCACTGAAGATTTGTTAAAACAACGTCTACGCGATTTAGAGATGGCGCCCCAGTTTACAGTTATTGATGGCGGAAATAGAGATGATAAAGATAATGAGACATTAGTACCAGATATCCAAGAATTTAGTTTTGATGAAATTAGCTTTGATTTAGATACTGATAGCGAAGGCTATTAG
- a CDS encoding phosphoribosyltransferase-like protein, whose product MEGTVNQQIHKCKAFINFMLTQQQWSGITKAEIDQWVNNFKGLNPNELLLVYKLLANLIYYSENDVIDALREGVYNCLFYNILLDKQKSAKFGFSAHALSSVLKDELKKTCFIPLLDSDSPHESANYLARLLVQQQLVDAHQSMFLDDAVGPIETGRYSRLVIIDDCIGSGDQLRGFWNDTAKLSIDGIEISLDEFCKLNSVDISYLTLFGYDKSIDQLKREIPQLNICCVRMLSDSQRVFFENSYIWTNEEERHQAQTLFSELTKEHGIPLFGHGDLDFAFIMHKTIPDWSLPMFWKERPDWKLLMRRKNSSA is encoded by the coding sequence ATGGAAGGGACTGTAAATCAGCAAATTCACAAGTGCAAAGCATTTATTAATTTTATGCTTACGCAACAACAGTGGTCTGGTATAACAAAAGCAGAAATTGATCAATGGGTAAACAATTTCAAAGGACTTAATCCGAATGAGCTGCTGCTGGTTTATAAGTTATTGGCAAACTTGATTTACTATTCCGAAAATGACGTGATAGATGCTTTGCGAGAAGGAGTTTACAATTGCCTATTCTACAATATCCTTCTTGATAAGCAGAAGTCTGCAAAATTCGGTTTTAGTGCTCACGCTCTTTCAAGCGTTTTAAAAGACGAACTGAAAAAGACATGCTTTATTCCCCTTTTGGACAGTGACTCTCCGCACGAAAGTGCAAATTATTTGGCTCGTTTATTGGTTCAACAGCAACTGGTTGATGCTCATCAGTCTATGTTTTTGGATGATGCTGTGGGCCCTATAGAGACTGGACGTTATTCAAGGTTGGTTATTATAGATGATTGCATAGGAAGCGGAGATCAACTACGAGGTTTCTGGAATGACACGGCAAAGTTATCTATCGATGGTATAGAGATTTCTTTAGATGAATTTTGTAAACTGAACTCTGTTGACATTAGCTATCTCACACTTTTTGGCTACGATAAAAGTATTGACCAATTAAAGAGAGAAATACCACAGCTAAATATTTGCTGTGTGCGAATGCTAAGTGATTCCCAACGTGTTTTTTTTGAAAACTCTTATATTTGGACAAATGAAGAAGAAAGACATCAAGCCCAGACGCTTTTTTCTGAGCTGACAAAAGAACACGGTATTCCCTTATTTGGGCATGGGGACTTAGACTTTGCGTTTATTATGCATAAGACAATTCCTGACTGGTCTTTGCCAATGTTCTGGAAGGAACGTCCAGACTGGAAGTTGTTAATGAGGAGGAAGAACTCAAGTGCTTAA
- a CDS encoding TniQ family protein, which yields MHKDNYDNRHKLRLYSLKPVGLNSPLSESLPSYIMRLAMAHHITVGNLVKYEIVPRLGVKYLLNPKGLWNFYDRQESYNSSSQLSNRLIGVLEELTGNKNLDQLIFNISESLGKQNVFKNKRSWCPFCLDKWKAETGIIYEPLIWNFSDIEFCKIHNFPLQRNCPSCGHEIYLLAAKSIPGFCSKCGCWLGNTENYQGVKYMTNTTWHEWAYDNIAELLTDLTELSRTDLSQSIRGFLEVLKKTYTIKDISQASDIPKVSLREWIRTNKRPSLKHLLNLSYCTNTTLREILLEKPFLNPCLEISLRKSVKRFSLNKTIVDHNLFVQKLDLALKDDFPPSIRQIAKQLSVSPDTLRRNFPEKVKDITKKRKDKKRIKKIEIQEKIRETVIQIHSEGKVPTTRGVIEALGVGYLFARKENVDAYKSTMQFLGF from the coding sequence ATGCATAAAGACAATTATGACAATAGACACAAACTCAGGTTATATTCACTAAAACCAGTTGGGTTAAATAGTCCACTAAGCGAAAGTTTGCCGAGTTATATTATGAGGCTCGCAATGGCTCATCATATTACAGTTGGTAATTTAGTTAAATACGAGATTGTTCCCAGGCTAGGAGTGAAGTATTTACTAAATCCAAAGGGCTTATGGAATTTTTATGATAGACAGGAAAGTTATAATTCCTCTTCCCAGCTTTCAAACAGGTTAATCGGAGTTTTAGAGGAACTAACTGGTAACAAAAATTTAGATCAGCTAATATTTAATATTAGCGAATCATTAGGCAAACAAAACGTTTTTAAAAATAAACGTTCTTGGTGTCCCTTTTGTTTAGATAAATGGAAGGCCGAAACGGGAATTATCTATGAACCTCTAATATGGAACTTCTCGGATATTGAATTCTGCAAAATACATAACTTCCCGCTACAGAGAAATTGTCCAAGCTGTGGACATGAGATATATTTACTTGCTGCAAAGTCCATCCCTGGATTCTGCTCAAAATGCGGTTGTTGGCTAGGGAATACAGAAAATTACCAAGGAGTAAAATATATGACAAATACGACATGGCATGAGTGGGCTTATGACAATATTGCTGAATTATTGACAGATTTAACTGAACTGTCACGAACTGATCTCTCCCAATCAATAAGAGGTTTTTTAGAAGTTTTGAAAAAAACCTATACAATTAAGGATATCTCTCAGGCTTCGGATATTCCAAAAGTTTCACTTCGTGAGTGGATAAGAACTAATAAACGCCCAAGCCTTAAGCATTTATTAAATTTAAGCTACTGTACTAATACAACCCTTCGTGAAATCCTTTTAGAAAAGCCATTTCTTAATCCATGCTTAGAAATCTCTTTACGCAAATCCGTAAAGAGATTTTCACTCAACAAAACAATAGTTGATCATAATTTATTTGTACAGAAATTAGACCTTGCGTTAAAGGATGATTTTCCGCCTTCGATTAGGCAAATAGCAAAGCAATTATCTGTAAGTCCCGACACTCTTCGCAGAAATTTTCCTGAAAAGGTTAAGGATATTACAAAGAAACGCAAAGATAAAAAAAGAATAAAAAAGATAGAAATTCAGGAGAAGATTAGGGAGACAGTCATACAAATTCATTCTGAAGGTAAAGTTCCAACGACACGTGGTGTCATTGAAGCACTGGGAGTAGGATATTTATTTGCACGAAAGGAAAATGTTGATGCTTATAAGAGTACGATGCAGTTTTTAGGATTTTGA